TGATGACACACTTAAAATTTTACTGTTATTTTTTAAAAGAAATTTTTCCGTTGTCTTTGGTACTTCGCCGAAATTAGTAGTAAACGTCACCAGGTGTCCTTTATTTTCAGCAACAGTTTCTTCATCTATCTTAACAAAAATCCAGTTTTTCAAAGTTCTCATTTTATTTATAAATCTTTCTACATTACCTGTTTTAGAGTCATAATATATATATTTCATATAAGAGACCTCGCTTTCCATAGATAATAAAAGGCGACAAGGTCAGATACAATATCTTTTGCCACCTGTTATATTTATAAAGAATCCATAATTTCCTGTAATTCTTCCGGTTTAAATCCAACTGTTCTTTTCAATTCCTGATCATGCTCAAATAATATTACTGTGGGAACTGATCTTATTTTATGTTTTACAGCCAGTTCGGGATTATTGAACGGATTCACTTTTTCGTACTCAACACCGCTTTTATCTAATAAATCTGACACCATTGCACATGGATTACAGTCATTTTTTTCAAATTTCACTATTTTTTTCATATATGTCTTCCCTCCAAAAAACACTATATCTAGTGTTTTGTTATATTTATTAATCTACATGTAGTATACAGATTATTTATAAAAAATTCAAACTATATTTTCATTTTATTTGTATATACTAATCAATGTTGTTATTTAGGCATTGATTTTACTGATTTCTTAGAATATATATATTTTTTATATTTGTATATTTAAGTTTATTTATCAAAAAGTATAAATCATAAAAATAAAGCCCTTGAATATATTGGTAAAATACACATTTTTTCATAAAATAACAAGTAAAACTTATGATAAAAGCAATTTTTTTTATTTATTATAAATATATCACCCTGCCGCTGAGATTATAACC
This DNA window, taken from Sebaldella sp. S0638, encodes the following:
- the nrdI gene encoding class Ib ribonucleoside-diphosphate reductase assembly flavoprotein NrdI, whose translation is MKYIYYDSKTGNVERFINKMRTLKNWIFVKIDEETVAENKGHLVTFTTNFGEVPKTTEKFLLKNNSKILSVSSSGNMNWGKLYALAADKISEHYDVPVILKFELAGLNSEVETFIRKVEEIG
- a CDS encoding thioredoxin domain-containing protein; this encodes MKKIVKFEKNDCNPCAMVSDLLDKSGVEYEKVNPFNNPELAVKHKIRSVPTVILFEHDQELKRTVGFKPEELQEIMDSL